The proteins below are encoded in one region of Candidatus Paceibacterota bacterium:
- a CDS encoding class II fructose-bisphosphate aldolase, whose product MKSLQEYISEASANHKAIGHFNISTLDGIWAVADTAHELKVPVIVGVSEGERDYVGINQVVAIIQSIRKERNQPIFLNADHTYSFERVKEAILAGFDSVIFDGAKLSLEENIEVTKKCVEFAKQHKSANGNKILIEGELGFIGTSSKVLDAIPEGAVAGDSAMTKPEDAKRFVEETGIDLLAPAIGNIHGVIRGGDPALNDVRAKEIRQVISIPLVLHGASGNTADDIAKTIKAGVAIVHVNTELRIAYRAGLVKSLSEDREEVSPYKYLKPAKQAMQKVVEEKIRILGV is encoded by the coding sequence ATGAAATCACTACAAGAATATATCTCCGAAGCCTCTGCCAATCATAAGGCCATAGGTCATTTTAATATCTCAACTCTAGATGGTATCTGGGCAGTCGCTGATACAGCTCACGAACTCAAAGTTCCTGTTATTGTCGGAGTTTCTGAAGGTGAGCGAGATTATGTAGGGATCAATCAGGTTGTAGCGATTATTCAGAGTATTCGTAAAGAAAGAAATCAGCCTATATTTTTGAATGCCGATCATACGTATTCATTTGAAAGAGTAAAAGAAGCCATTTTGGCTGGATTTGATTCGGTTATTTTTGATGGGGCAAAACTTTCTTTAGAAGAAAATATTGAAGTCACGAAAAAGTGTGTTGAATTTGCTAAACAACATAAGTCGGCAAATGGTAATAAAATTCTAATAGAAGGGGAACTCGGTTTTATCGGTACATCTTCAAAAGTCCTTGATGCTATTCCAGAAGGAGCTGTTGCTGGTGACTCTGCCATGACAAAACCAGAAGATGCCAAGAGGTTCGTAGAAGAAACAGGTATAGATTTGTTAGCTCCAGCTATAGGCAATATTCATGGTGTTATCCGTGGAGGAGATCCGGCTTTGAATGATGTACGAGCCAAAGAGATTCGTCAGGTTATCTCAATACCTCTAGTCTTACATGGTGCTTCGGGCAATACTGCCGATGATATAGCAAAGACTATCAAGGCTGGCGTGGCTATAGTTCACGTTAATACAGAGCTTCGTATCGCTTATCGTGCTGGTTTGGTCAAATCCCTATCTGAAGATCGTGAAGAAGTGTCACCTTACAAGTATTTAAAGCCAGCCAAACAGGCTATGCAAAAGGTTGTTGAGGAAAAGATCAGGATATTGGGTGTATAA